In Fibrobacter succinogenes, a single window of DNA contains:
- a CDS encoding radical SAM protein, giving the protein MATNQETVFREHPCFGACKNRKGRIHLPVAPGCNIECRFCDRRINEDAQVPGNTSKVIKPEEACGYIRKALEFVPDLTTVGIAGPGDTLATPFALDTFRLVKKEFPNLIRCMSTNGLLLNDKADEVIDVGIDTLTVTVNAVDPEIEAMINARIFYHGKTYTGVEAAEILIHNQLEGIRKVAKSGTLVKVNTVLCPGINDNHIEDVAATVREAGAIIYNIIPLIPQNGFKDLPAPTPKGLAIAQEQAGVFINVFKHCAHCRADAVGVPGVYDIGSQIYMDRIRVKETFSHG; this is encoded by the coding sequence ATGGCAACAAATCAAGAGACAGTTTTTAGAGAGCACCCCTGTTTCGGTGCATGCAAGAATCGTAAAGGGCGTATTCATTTGCCCGTCGCTCCGGGTTGCAACATCGAGTGCCGTTTTTGCGACCGTCGCATCAACGAAGACGCACAAGTTCCGGGAAATACAAGTAAAGTCATCAAACCAGAAGAAGCATGTGGCTATATTCGCAAGGCTCTTGAATTCGTACCGGATCTTACTACGGTGGGTATTGCAGGTCCTGGCGACACGCTCGCGACACCTTTTGCACTGGACACTTTCCGCCTCGTCAAAAAGGAATTTCCAAACCTGATTCGTTGCATGAGCACAAACGGACTTTTGCTGAACGACAAGGCCGACGAAGTCATTGACGTGGGTATCGACACGCTTACGGTAACGGTAAACGCAGTCGATCCAGAAATCGAAGCGATGATTAACGCAAGAATTTTTTACCACGGCAAGACCTACACGGGTGTCGAAGCCGCTGAAATCTTGATCCACAACCAGCTGGAAGGCATTCGCAAGGTTGCAAAAAGCGGGACACTCGTGAAAGTGAATACGGTTCTTTGCCCAGGCATCAACGACAACCATATCGAAGATGTTGCAGCAACCGTACGCGAAGCGGGAGCGATTATATACAACATCATTCCGCTGATTCCGCAAAACGGATTCAAGGATCTTCCGGCCCCGACTCCGAAGGGACTCGCAATTGCACAGGAACAGGCCGGCGTATTTATCAATGTTTTCAAGCACTGCGCTCACTGCAGAGCAGATGCTGTTGGCGTTCCCGGCGTCTATGACATTGGTTCACAAATCTACATGGATCGCATCCGTGTAAAGGAGACTTTCTCTCATGGCTAA